TATAAAGGATGATTCCTGGGACTCCAGATGGATAAAAACCTGGGAATGTGGAGGCATGTTAGAAAGGCAGCAAGGAAATCAGAAGAAAGATTTAAGGCAAGTCATAATTAAGCACAAGAGAAATCCTATGGAGGATTGTACTGAAATCAGGGAAAGTTCAAACCCAATTAAACATCAGAAGATTTACTCAGTGAAAAAGCCTTGGAAGTGCAGTGAGTGTGGCAAGTCCTTCAGCTACTACTCAGCTTTTATCCTACATCAGAGGattcacacaggagagaaaccctatgtATGTACTGAATGTGGAAAGGCCTTCACCCGGAGCTCATCCCTTATCCAGCATCAGAGaatccacactggagagaaaccttacgaGTGTAACGAATGCAGGAAAGCTTTCAGTCACCGTTCAGCCCTTATTCAGCATCATATCATTCATACCGGAGAAAAGCCCTATGAGTGCAAtgaatgtgggaaggccttcaaCCAAAGCACGTACCTCATCCAGCACCACAGAatacacactggagagaaaccctataaaTGTAAGGAGTGTGGGAAAGCTTTCAATGACACCTCCTCCCTTATTAAACATCAGAGGGTCcatactggagaaaaaccctATGGGTGTAAAGAGTGTGGGAAGGCCTTTAGTGACAGGTCAGGCCTTACTCAACATCAAAGAACTcacacaggggagaagccctATGAATGTAGTGAATGTGGGAAGGCTTTCAGTTACTGTTCAGCTCTTATTCAACATCAAGGAACCCACACTGGGGAGAGACCTTACAAATGTcatgaatgtgggaaagccttcagtgaCCGCTCAGCTCTCATAagacatcagagaattcatactggagagaaaccttacaagtGTAAAGAATGTGAGAAAGCCTTCAGCCAGAGCTCATCCCTGACGAAGCATCTAAgaactcacactggagagaaaccatataaatgcaATGATTGTGACAAAGCCTTTAGCCAGAGTTCTTCTCTTATTCAACACCAGAAAATTCATGCAGGAGAAAAACactacaaataaaagaaatgtgaGAAAACTTTCAGTATGTGTTCAGCCTATCATCAACATGGA
This window of the Capricornis sumatraensis isolate serow.1 chromosome 3, serow.2, whole genome shotgun sequence genome carries:
- the LOC138075641 gene encoding zinc finger protein 892-like, translating into MLERQQGNQKKDLRQVIIKHKRNPMEDCTEIRESSNPIKHQKIYSVKKPWKCSECGKSFSYYSAFILHQRIHTGEKPYVCTECGKAFTRSSSLIQHQRIHTGEKPYECNECRKAFSHRSALIQHHIIHTGEKPYECNECGKAFNQSTYLIQHHRIHTGEKPYKCKECGKAFNDTSSLIKHQRVHTGEKPYGCKECGKAFSDSSSLTKHLRTHTGEKPYKCNDCDKAFSQSSSLIQHQKIHAGEKHYK